A single region of the Sphingomonas sp. LY29 genome encodes:
- a CDS encoding cytochrome c oxidase assembly protein — MQPAVEIAQTIMSYCGPPPSPSELPSRWNFDPLLLVVLAVAAAAGFRAIDRKRDRQYFAGSIGLSLFLFVSPFCALGVALFAGRSVHHLILILGVAPLLALAFRARQWDIGLGRATALQALIFWLWHWPAFYSAALSNDALFWLMQISITGSAYLFWAALLRSEPIKAVGGLLATTVLMGALGALLTFSTRALYAPHWSSTAQWGLAPIEDQQLAGLLMWAPGSLPYLLIAIAILYRSMKLPAAA, encoded by the coding sequence GTGCAGCCCGCTGTCGAGATTGCGCAGACGATCATGTCTTACTGCGGTCCTCCGCCGTCGCCTTCCGAACTACCTTCCCGTTGGAATTTCGATCCGCTCCTGTTGGTGGTGCTGGCGGTTGCCGCTGCTGCAGGCTTCCGCGCGATCGACCGGAAGCGTGATCGCCAATATTTCGCCGGCTCGATCGGCCTCTCGCTCTTTCTGTTCGTCAGTCCTTTCTGCGCCTTGGGCGTGGCGCTGTTCGCCGGTCGCTCGGTGCATCACCTGATCCTGATCCTCGGCGTGGCACCGCTGCTGGCGCTTGCCTTCCGAGCGCGGCAGTGGGACATCGGGCTCGGCCGCGCGACGGCTCTTCAGGCGCTGATCTTCTGGCTTTGGCACTGGCCCGCGTTCTATTCGGCGGCATTGTCGAACGATGCGCTGTTCTGGCTGATGCAAATATCGATTACCGGAAGCGCCTATCTCTTCTGGGCGGCGCTGCTCCGGTCGGAGCCGATCAAGGCCGTTGGCGGCCTGTTGGCAACCACCGTATTGATGGGCGCGCTTGGCGCGCTGCTGACCTTTTCCACTCGCGCGCTTTACGCGCCGCATTGGTCGAGCACCGCCCAGTGGGGCCTGGCGCCGATCGAGGATCAACAACTCGCGGGCCTGTTGATGTGGGCGCCGGGAAGCTTGCCCTACCTGCTGATCGCGATCGCGATCCTGTACCGGTCGATGAAACTGCCCGCGGCGGCATGA
- a CDS encoding Flp family type IVb pilin: MSKFLKLIKNNKGATAIEYGLIAALIAVAAIAAMGNIGSNLSSTFNDVATKL; the protein is encoded by the coding sequence ATGTCGAAGTTTCTCAAGCTGATCAAGAACAACAAGGGTGCGACCGCGATTGAATACGGCCTGATCGCCGCCCTCATCGCCGTTGCCGCGATTGCCGCCATGGGCAACATCGGCTCGAACCTGTCGAGCACCTTCAACGACGTCGCGACGAAGCTCTAA